The Intrasporangium calvum DSM 43043 sequence TGTCCCGCTCCGGCGAGAGGACCCAGCCGAGGGCTGAGCCGGGGGTGAACTGGGCGACGAGGCTGTCGGCTCCCGGACCACCACGCCTCATGTCGTTGTCCATCATCCGCGGCGCGTGCATCGAGGCGCGCAGCTGCTCGTCGACCTGGGCGACGAGGTGCTGGTTGAGCGCGGCCACCGTGACCGCCGCCGTGGCGAGACTGAGGACGGTGAAGAGGGCCAGCATGGCGGCCATCAGCTTGGCCCGGAGCGTCCAGGTCGACAGCGGCCGGATCCGCGCGCGCACCGTGCCGAGGGCGGCGCGCGCTCGGTCGGCCGTGTCGCGGGTGGCCGTCGGTGCAGGGGTGGACGTGGCCTCAGACGGCTGGTCTGAGGACATAGCCGGCTCCTCGCATCGTGTGGATCATCGGGTCGCGCCCGGCGTCGACCTTCTTCCGAAGGTAGGAGATGTACAGCTCGACGACGTTCGCCTGGCCACCGAAGTCGTAGTTCCAGACCCGGTCGAGGATCTGCGCCTTGGACAGGACCCGGCGGGGGTTGCGCATGAGGTAGCGGAGCAGCTCGAACTCGGTCGCCGTGAGGTGAATCTCCTCGCCGGCCCGGTAGACCTCGTGGCTGTCCTCGTCGAGCGTCAGGTCCCCGACGACGAGCACCGAGTCCGATGAGCTGACCGACATCGTCGTCCGCCGCATCAGGGCGCGGACGCGGGCGACGACCTCCTCCAGGGAGAAGGGCTTGGTGACGTAGTCGTCCCCACCAGCGGTCAACCCCGAGACCCGGTCCTCGACGGCGTCCTTGGCCGTGAGGAAGAGCACCGGGACGTTCGGGTTGTCGGTTCGCATCCGACGCAGCACCTCGAGCCCGTCGAAGTCCGGCAGCATCATGTCGAGGACGACCGCGTCGGGGTCGAACTCGCGGGCCGCCCGGACCGCCTGCATCCCCGTGGCAGCCGCCCGGACCTCCCAGCCCTCGTAGCGCAGCGCCATGCCGAGCAGCTCGGTGAGGTTGGGCTCGTCGTCGACGACGAGCACGCGGACTGCAGACCCGTCGAGGCGCTGAAGTCTGGCAGCCGACGTCTTGCCCTGGTTGGTCATGGGACTCATCGAACTCCCCAGCCCTGTGCCTTGACCAGCCCTTTCCTGTGTGGTTTCTGTGAGCCTGCTGTCCCCCGTCACGCCCGGTCTGGTTCCCGCAGGGCCGGTTGGCGGACAGGGGCCCTGCGGGAGTGTCAAGATCGGGCCGTGACGACACGTGTGCCCGACGAGCCCACCCAGCCCACCCAGCCCACCCAGCCCACCCAGCGTGGGCAGCTGAACGACCAGGACCGCGACGAGCCGCACGATGACTCGATGGGCTCGCGAATCAACTGGCTCCGGGCGGCCGTTCTCGGAGCCAACGACGGGATCGTGTCGACCGCCGGCGTCGTCGTCGGCGTGGCCGGCGCGACGAGTGACAAGGCGGCCATCATGATCGCCGGGCTGGCCGCGCTCGTCGCCGGTGCGATCTCGATGGCGGCCGGAGAGTACGTCTCGGTCAGTACGCAGCGGGACTCGGAGCGCTCCCTGCTCCAGCTGGAGCGCCACGAGCTGCGCGAGGATCCCGACGGCGAGCTCGAGGAGCTGACCCAGCTGTACGAGGCCAAGGGGATCAGCCGGCCCCTCGCCGAGGACGTCGCCCGCGAGCTCACCGCGCACGACGCCCTGGCCGCCCACGCCGAGGTGGAGCTCGGTATCGACCCCGACGAGCTGACCAACCCGTGGCATGCTGCCTGGGCCTCGATGGCGGCCTTCACCACCGGGGCGGTGCTGCC is a genomic window containing:
- a CDS encoding response regulator transcription factor: MSPMTNQGKTSAARLQRLDGSAVRVLVVDDEPNLTELLGMALRYEGWEVRAAATGMQAVRAAREFDPDAVVLDMMLPDFDGLEVLRRMRTDNPNVPVLFLTAKDAVEDRVSGLTAGGDDYVTKPFSLEEVVARVRALMRRTTMSVSSSDSVLVVGDLTLDEDSHEVYRAGEEIHLTATEFELLRYLMRNPRRVLSKAQILDRVWNYDFGGQANVVELYISYLRKKVDAGRDPMIHTMRGAGYVLRPAV
- a CDS encoding VIT1/CCC1 transporter family protein is translated as MPDEPTQPTQPTQPTQRGQLNDQDRDEPHDDSMGSRINWLRAAVLGANDGIVSTAGVVVGVAGATSDKAAIMIAGLAALVAGAISMAAGEYVSVSTQRDSERSLLQLERHELREDPDGELEELTQLYEAKGISRPLAEDVARELTAHDALAAHAEVELGIDPDELTNPWHAAWASMAAFTTGAVLPMVTITFAPAELRTWVTVVSVVLALALTGWLGARLGHSPRLRPVVRTVTGGLLAMGVTYLIGALVGTTLG